One window of the Lepisosteus oculatus isolate fLepOcu1 chromosome 24, fLepOcu1.hap2, whole genome shotgun sequence genome contains the following:
- the LOC138224993 gene encoding natterin-3-like, with product MRPATVALLAVIHLALPRTHSTPLTANKLETNAGRRDREPLLKPHLADVVPPLAPSAASEQPEPPAGIVPQEGEKSVSIFGDNVSLKWVSWNGSLPNGAVGIWNGYASRLDYVCKFNCEAGFYNANKGPYCFYPYADKEYSASKFEVLVNEDNFEFLEWKEGSYGSVPPTAVRTCARAGIYVGKNKYGLGKVVPQHEAFFLPWEGYEYWYKRYQVLAINTDAYSQHISHVEYGVDQIALFHHPPETLQFSRVTNNECHSVQKTVLLEKTSTIEKSWDIGRATRNGTQSSLTSKIPIISGNGVDFTKEQTIQFAEGTTLVESVSHAISVALDVPPNFSCAVRMEGRKTTADIPFKARLSRTYHTGETQWTSITGVYDGVKIGEINAVVDRCQPIADAAPCPQA from the exons ATGAGGCCAGCTACGGTAGCGCTTTTAGCGGTGATCCACCTCGCTTTACCTCGCACTCATTCAACGCCCCTTACGGCCAACAAGCTGGAAACAAACGCTGGGAGAAGAGATCGCG AGCCCCTGCTGAAGCCTCATCTGGCAGATGTCGTTCCCCCGCTGGCCCCAAGCGCTGCGTCAGAGCAGCCGGAACCCCCCGCCGGGATCGTGCCCCAGGAGGGGGAGAAGTCCGTGTCGATCTTTGGAGACAACGTCAGCCTGAAGTGGGTCAGCTGGAACGGTTCCCTCCCTAATGGGGCGGTGGGCATCTGGAACGGCTACGCGTCACGCCTGGACTACGTCTGCAAATTCAACTGCGAGGCCGGCTTCTACAACGCCAACAAGGGCCCTTACTGTTTTTATCCCTATGCCGATAAGGAATACTCTGCCTCCAAGTTTGAGGTTTTGGTAAACGAGGACAATTTCGAGTTTCTGGAGTGGAAGGAGGGATCCTACGGATCGGTCCCTCCCACCGCCGTCCGGACCTGCGCCAGGGCCGGGATCTACGTCGGGAAAAACAAGTACGGCTTAGGAAAGGTCGTCCCCCAGCACGAAGCCTTCTTCCTGCCCTGGGAAGGGTACGAGTACTGGTACAAGCGCTACCAGGTCCTCGCCATCAACACCGACGCCTACAGCCAGCACATCTCCCACGTGGAGTACGGCGTCGACCAGATCGCGTTGTTCCACCACCCGCCCGAGACTCTGCAGTTTTCCAGGGTCACGAACAACGAGTGCCACAGCGTGCAGAAGACCGTCCTGCTGGAGAAGACCAGCACCATCGAGAAAAGCTGGGATATCGGGCGAGCGACCAGGAACGGCACCCAGTCGAGCCTCACTTCCAAAATCCCCATCATCAGTGGCAATGGGGTGGACTTCACCAAGGAGCAGACCATCCAGTTCGCCGAAGGCACCACGCTCGTCGAGTCGGTCAGCCACGCCATCTCCGTCGCGCTCGACGTGCCTCCCAACTTCTCCTGCGCCGTCCGGATGGAAGGGAGGAAAACGACGGCGGACATTCCCTTCAAGGCGCGGCTGAGCCGAACGTACCACACCGGAGAAACCCAGTGGACGTCCATCACCGGGGTGTATGATGGCGTCAAAATCGGGGAGATCAACGCCGTGGTAGACCGCTGCCAGCCCATCGCCGACGCTGCCCCCTGCCCACAAGCGTAG
- the LOC138224994 gene encoding uncharacterized protein: MAVNSNAAGLGKQCVTPASRVAGVQSDIPKETPGSGERNDGRAQLPSQQESDFLPSVCLAALLLLIFSVVSCVFIFSDPGSLPSPHPPAVPRPPRLASSSDGRLARLRLLFPGQREALWHGLGLATRERPLSHALVLLGGRESQNTLLLFTRSLLSALGGCGAPTKTLRLGYLPAGQQVLPTQWGAAFTVVVETMNGVGGVMVELRREGEGKAVALVTTVVILPESYSAQEQNQLLEAGVSAVEEFLQTLNHTAPGSAGGLRTDKTVLIVEPEGFPDSLFYC, translated from the exons ATGGCAGTGAATTCCAATGCAGCTG GTCTGGGCAAGCAGTGTGTCACCCCTGCGAGCAGGGTAGCAGGTGTCCAGAGCGACATTCCCAAAGAGACGCCCGGCTCAGGAGAGAGGAACGACGGGAGAGCTCAGCTCCCCAGCCAGCAGGAATCGGACTTCCTGCCCTCGGTGTGCCTGGCTGCCCTACTCCTGCTCATCTTCTCTGTGGTCTCGTGCGTGTTCATCTTTTCGGACCCTGGCTCGCTCCCTTCCCCACACCCGCCTGCTGTGCCCAGGCCCCCGCGCCTGGCCTCCTCCTCCGACGGGCGCCTGGCTCGCCTGCGCTTGCTGTTCCCAGGCCAGCGGGAGGCTCTGTGGCACGGCTTGGGCCTAGCCACCCGGGAAAGGCCTCTGAGCCACGCCTTGGTCCTGCTGGGCGGCCGGGAATCCCAGAACACTCTGCTCCTCTTCACCAGGagcctcctgtctgcactgggCGGCTGTGGGGCGCCCACCAAAACTCTGCGCCTCGGATACCTGCCTGCGGGTCAACAGGTCTTGCCCACCCAATGGGGCGCCGCGTTTACGGTCGTCGTGGAGACCATGAATGGAGTAGGAGGGGTCATGGTGGAGTTAAGGCGGGAAGGAGAGGGAAAGGCTGTTGCCTTGGTAACCACAGTTGTCATCCTTCCCGAGAGTTACAGTGCTCAAGAACAGAACCAGCTCTTAGAAGCCGGGGTCTCTGCGGTAGAAGAGTTTCTGCAAACCCTCAACCACACAGCGCCGGGCAGTGCTGGAGGTCTCAGAACGGACAAGACTGTCTTGATTGTGGAACCAGAAGGATTTCCCGACAGCCTATTTTATTGCTAG
- the ptrh1 gene encoding peptidyl-tRNA hydrolase yields the protein MFVTHKLQRLLQFLFKTVYLILSLSMRRWITRFMNLVLLYKPFSQRLSRDLSLNPKMRRRLLVGLGNPGMGGTRHSVGMEVLAALASRLGVAERWKGDRQVSGEVILSELGQTQLVLLRPKLLMNINGVSVAKAAAKFQIQPEDVFLIHDELDKPLGKFAMKHGGSARGHNGVRSCIECLKTDVMPRLRIGIGRPVGKLSVECHVLGRFSKEEREILRVVQEQSVDLLLRHLTEHRTDTQLQLKTPPQGGSVAEKT from the exons ATGTTCGTTACTCATAAATTGCAGCGTCTGTTGCAATTTTTATTTAAGACGGTTTACCTTATCCTTTCACTCAGCATGAGGCGTTGGATAACAAGGTTTATGAACTTGGTTTTACTGTATAAACCTTTTTCACAGAGACTGAGTAGGGACTTGTCTCTGAATCCTAAAATGCGCCGCAGACTG CTGGTGGGTCTGGGCAACCCTGGCATGGGTGGCACCCGGCACAGTGTGGGCATGGAGGTGCTGGCAGCTCTGGCCAGCAGGCTGGGGGTGGCCGAGCGCTGGAAGGGTGACAGGCAGGTGTCTGGAGAGGTGATCCTGTCCGAGCTTGGGCAGACCCAGCTGGTGCTGCTCAGACCCAAACTCCTCATGAACATCAATGGCGTCAGTGTGGCCAAGGCAG CGGCCAAGTTTCAGATCCAGCCCGAAGATGTTTTTCTAATACACGACGAACTGGACAAGCCCCTGGGGAAATTTGCAATGAAACACGGGGGCAGCGCTAG GGGTCACAACGGCGTGCGTTCTTGCATCGAGTGTCTGAAAACTGAT GTGATGCCCCGGCTGAGAATTGGTATTGGCCGGCCTGTGGGCAAGCTGTCTGTGGAGTGCCACGTCTTGGGAAGGTTTTCCAAGGAGGAACGGGAAATACTGAGGGTGGTGCAGGAACAGAGCGTGGACCTTCTCCTGAGACACCTCACAGAGCACAGAACAGACACACAGCTGCAGCTCAAAACTCCACCACAAGGGGGCAGTGTCGCAGAGAAAACCTGA
- the cfap157 gene encoding cilia- and flagella-associated protein 157 translates to MPPKKKGKKSGEQASKKEKDGHGPGAGSLEEPLSELSKEFYRVQIRDLEDRLERYQRKCDELEVREKDFGSRYERLAKDKREIVSFLKRTLDQRADELADLADRLLGLQQAKEAEKDSFEAQLAQLRHEFQESKDQLTSENMVLAGKLASLEEFRVQKEELMAHLASLEEQLTKQKQEHQAVIYNLERKAVLDNDRLKKEMLVRVAAVAAEFRRVSDRQMAETTKRMIRENASVTAQLGKLSDKSLELLEENQALREQQGQSRQELGVLELGQKELARKSLSNQKVVLMLTEKCKQQQAELEEYAKSHNEYLQLQADHKALQQDVEAQRQELALAREERERKRVEAEELGRQLEGEKEIRAQLQGILQEAAHALQEALTEAPSKEADAELAALVRRSQMMQKLLTLLDSAALLGIGPTLQEFRKDAACFREYKTGPERAGILSPLLKAPKLLPHYRIGDLGLVPRPKQTLNTALSKVGPLSSSTRFNLQRRPPGQPTEDTAAPEKPAVAAAGGAAVLLPETSLLPPLLRAK, encoded by the exons ATGCCCCCGAAGAAGAAGGGAAAGAAAAGCGGAGAGCAAGCAAGTAAAAAGGAGAAGGATGGACACGGTCCCGGAGCTGGGAGCCTGGAGGAGCCGCTGTCGGAGCTCAGTAAGGAGTTTTACCGGGTGCAGATCCGGGACCTGGAGGACAGGCTGGAGAG GTATCAGCGCAAGTGTGACGAGCTGGAGGTGCGCGAGAAGGACTTCGGCTCCCGCTACGAGCGCCTCGCCAAGGACAAGAGGGAGATCGTGTCCTTCCTGAAGCGCACCCTGGACCAGCGGGCCGACGAGCTGGCCGACCTCGCCGACCGGCTCCTGGGGTTGCAGCAGGCCAAGGAGGCGGAGAAGGACTCCTTCGAGGCCCAGCTGGCCCAGCTGCGCCACGAGTTCCAGGAAAGCAAGGACCAGCTGACCTCCGAGAACATGGTGCTAG CGGGGAAGCTGGCCTCTCTGGAGGAGTTCAGGGTGCAGAAAGAGGAGCTGATGGCGCATCTGGCCAGCCTGGAGGAGCAGCTGACCAAACAGAAGCAAGAGCACCAGGCTGTCATCTACAACTTGGAGAGGAAGGCAGTGCTGGACAATGACAG GCTGAAGAAGGAGATGCTGGTGCGGGTGGCGGCCGTGGCCGCCGAGTTCCGGCGGGTGTCGGACCGGCAGATGGCGGAGACGACGAAGAGGATGATCCGGGAAAACGCGTCGGTGACGGCCCAGCTGGGGAAGCTGTCGGACAAGAGCCTGGAGCTGCTGGAGGAGAACCAGGCCTTGAGGGAGCAGCAGGGGCAGAGCAGGCAGGAGCTGGGCGTACTGGAGCTGGGTCAGAAGGAGCTGGCCAGGAAGAGTCTCAGCAATCAGAAG GTGGTGCTCATGCTGACAGAGAAGTGCAAACAGCAGCAGGCTGAGCTGGAGGAATATGCCAAGAGCCATAACGAGTACCTCCAACTGCAGGCTGACCACAAGGCCCTTCAGCAAGACGTGGAAGCTCAGAG ACAGGAGCTGGCCTTGgcgagggaggagagggagaggaagagggtCGAGGCCGAGGAGCTGGGCAGACAGCTGGAGGGTGAGAAGGAGATCAGGGCACAGCTGCAGGGAATCCTCCAGGAGGCTGCCCATGCCCTCCAGGAGGCCTTAACG GAGGCGCCCAGCAAGGAGGCAGATGCAGAGCTCGCCGCCCTCGTGCGCCGAAGTCAGATGATGCAGAAGCTCTTAACCCTGCTGGATAGCGCCGCCCTGCTGGGGATAGGTCCCACCCTGCAGGAGTTCAGAAAGGACGCGGCCTGCTTCCGCGAATACAAAACCGGCCCCGAGAG GGCTGGGATTCTCTCTCCCTTGCTCAAGGCGCCGAAACTCCTGCCCCACTACAGGATAGGGGATCTGGGGCTGGTGCCCCGGCCCAAGCAAACCCTCAACACTGCCTTGTCCAAAGTAGGGCCGCTATCCAGCAGCACCCGGTTCAACCTGCAGAGACGGCCTCCTGGCCAGCCCACAGAG GACACAGCTGCTCCAGAGAAACCAGCAGTTGCAGCAGCAGGGGGTGCCGCAGTCCTCCTCCCTGAAACCAGCTTGCTACCTCCCCTCCTCAGGGCTAAATGA